A window from Gossypium raimondii isolate GPD5lz chromosome 7, ASM2569854v1, whole genome shotgun sequence encodes these proteins:
- the LOC105770409 gene encoding putative calcium-binding protein CML19, with product MKIKIKEYERVLRYFDKDGDGKISASELIHRLNQMGENLLFNEAKVAVEALDSNGDGLLDLEDLIALMEEGNEEEKLKDLKEAFGMYDVDGNGFITAQGLKRMLSKLGELKSIDECKVMIKKFDLNGDGVLSFEEFRVMMQ from the coding sequence ATGAAGATTAAAATCAAAGAATACGAACGTGTTCTTCGTTATTTCGACAAAGATGGAGATGGTAAAATCTCAGCATCAGAATTAATCCATAGATTAAACCAAATGGGTGAAAATCTATTGTTTAACGAAGCAAAAGTTGCAGTGGAAGCATTGGATTCTAATGGCGATGGATTATTggatttagaggatttaatagCTTTAATGGAAGaaggaaatgaagaagaaaaattaaaggatttgAAGGAAGCTTTTGGGATGTATGATGTTGATGGAAATGGGTTTATTACAGCTCAAGGACTTAAAAGAATGCTTAGTAAACTTGGGGAATTGAAGTCTATTGATGAATGTAAAgttatgattaaaaaatttgatcttaatGGCGATGGTGTTCTTAGTTTTGAGGAATTTAGAGTTATGATGCAGTGA